A stretch of Cryomorphaceae bacterium 1068 DNA encodes these proteins:
- the rplL gene encoding 50S ribosomal protein L7/L12: MADVKAIGDQLVGLTVKEVNELAEYLKEEHGIEPAAAAAVVAAPGAGGGGDAAEEQSEFDVILKAAGGAKLAVVKLVKELTGLGLKEAKGLVDGAPGPIKEGVSKEEAESLKTQLEEAGAEVEVK; the protein is encoded by the coding sequence ATGGCAGACGTTAAAGCTATAGGCGATCAATTGGTAGGCCTTACCGTAAAAGAAGTTAACGAACTAGCAGAATACCTTAAAGAAGAGCATGGTATCGAGCCTGCAGCTGCAGCAGCAGTTGTAGCAGCACCAGGTGCTGGAGGCGGCGGAGATGCAGCTGAGGAGCAATCAGAATTCGATGTAATTCTTAAGGCTGCGGGCGGCGCTAAATTGGCCGTTGTGAAACTAGTGAAAGAACTTACCGGACTTGGTCTTAAAGAGGCGAAGGGTCTTGTTGATGGAGCTCCAGGTCCTATTAAGGAAGGAGTTTCTAAAGAAGAAGCTGAATCGCTTAAGACACAACTTGAAGAAGCCGGTGCTGAAGTTGAAGTTAAGTAA